In Populus nigra chromosome 1, ddPopNigr1.1, whole genome shotgun sequence, one genomic interval encodes:
- the LOC133686340 gene encoding probable BOI-related E3 ubiquitin-protein ligase 3, with product MAVEARHLNLFPPQLLSNREMMMNPIEADTYMYNTQMGYGVPLSGTTTTAETVLPMYSSVITDSIPHKTQIKSESGLTYNLPVQRKRPRDSINPLLSYPIPVQSTKTCTPFSFLGQDLSFQIQQQQLDTDCLISQHMEKVRMEIEEKRKRQARRLLEALETGMLKRLRAKEEEIEKIGKLNWALEEKVKSLCMENQIWRDLAQSNEATANALRSNLEQVLAAQVNEERTLGAGLDDQAAALMDDAQSCCGSSGGDGPVGDDGWEERVSERCTVANGAQDNKGTGAGSWMCRNCNKEESCVLLLPCRHLCLCTVCGSSLHTCPICRATKNASVHVNLS from the exons ATGGCCGTTGAAGCCAGGCACCTCAATCTCTTCCCTCCTCAACTCTTAAGCAACAG GGAAATGATGATGAACCCCATTGAAGCAGATACATATATGTACAATACCCAGATGGGATATGGTGTGCCATTATCAGGAACTACAACAACAGCAGAGACAGTGCTTCCTATGTATAGCTCTGTGATCACTGATTCAATCCCTCATAAAACGCAAATCAAATCAGAAAGTGGTCTCACTTACAATCTCCCTGTACAGAGGAAGCGCCCAAGAGACTCCATCAATCCTCTCCTCTCATATCCAATTCCAGTACAGTCCACTAAGACTTGCACTCCCTTCTCCTTTCTTGGCCAGGACCTCTCTTTTCAGATCCAACAACAGCAATTAGACACAGATTGCCTTATTTCTCAACAT ATGGAGAAAGTAAGGATGGAGatagaagagaaaaggaagaggCAGGCAAGAAGGTTACTCGAGGCATTAGAGACAGGGATGTTGAAGCGACTAagagcaaaagaagaagaaatcgaaAAGATAGGCAAATTAAACTGGGCCCTTGAAGAGAAAGTCAAGTCTTTATGCATGGAGAATCAAATATGGAGAGACCTAGCGCAATCCAATGAAGCAACAGCCAATGCTCTACGTTCCAATCTTGAACAAGTCCTCGCGGCCCAGGTTAACGAAGAACGCACCCTTGGTGCAGGATTAGATGATCAGGCAGCAGCATTAATGGACGATGCGCAATCATGCTGTGGCAGCAGCGGTGGTGATGGACCTGTTGGCGACGATGGATGGGAAGAAAGAGTGTCGGAGAGATGCACGGTAGCCAATGGGGCGCAGGATAATAAAGGTACAGGAGCAGGTAGTTGGATGTGCAGGAATTGTAACAAGGAAGAGTCATGTGTGTTGCTGTTGCCTTGTAGGCATCTGTGCTTGTGTACTGTTTGTGGGTCAAGTCTCCATACTTGCCCCATCTGCAGAGCCACCAAGAATGCTAGCGTCCATGTTAACTTGTCATGA
- the LOC133701562 gene encoding protein WHAT'S THIS FACTOR 1 homolog, chloroplastic, giving the protein MRRSSIFNGLHKSLKSCLCHKTNSYALSPPTPFQKPGSIWIPSRQKSSGGRRPKKKIYHRVQDLDRAMDLQKKPSLILQLKSILQSQKNQSLLLRDLEKEVGFVQKWNFMSVIEKYPAIFRVGGGSNTRTPPFVAFTAKAEKIAREEAEARELMEPILVKNLRKLLMLSVDCRVPLEKIEFIQNELGLPQDFRSSLIPKYPDFFSVKDVNGKAYLLLENWDSALAVTSREERLRVEGVPSINPLKSNARISKDGNFFGPFAFKMCFAAGFRPNMSYLEELEKWQRMEFPSPYLNARRFEIADPKARKRVAAVLHELLSLTMEKRMTSAQLDAFHSEYMLPSRLLLCLIKHHGIFYITNKGARSTVFLKDCYNGSNLIEKCPLLSFHDKFVALSGRAPIDSCTVMPSSQLFT; this is encoded by the coding sequence ATGCGTAGAAGTTCCATTTTTAATGGCTTACACAAATCTTTAAAATCCTGTCTTTGTCACAAAACAAACTCTTATGCACTGTCACCTCCAACCCCATTTCAAAAACCAGGCTCAATATGGATTCCATCGAGGCAAAAATCAAGTGGAGGAAGAAGacctaagaagaaaatataccATAGAGTCCAAGACCTTGACAGAGCCATGGACTTACAAAAGAAGCCATCTTTAATACTACAGCTCAAGTCAATTCTccaatcacaaaaaaatcagtCTCTCCTTCTCAGAGACCTCGAAAAGGAAGTTGGGTTTGTTCAAAAATGGAACTTTATGTCTGTCATTGAAAAGTATCCTGCAATTTTTCGTGTTGGTGGCGGTAGTAATACTAGGACACCTCCTTTTGTTGCTTTCACTGCGAAGGCTGAAAAAATTGCAAGAGAAGAGGCTGAAGCAAGAGAGCTAATGGAGCCCATTTTGGTTAAGAACTTGAGGAAGTTGTTGATGTTGTCAGTTGATTGTAGGGTGCCATTAGAAAAGATTGAATTCATTCAAAATGAATTGGGTTTGCCTCAAGATTTCAGGAGCTCGTTGATTCCAAAGTACCCAGATTTTTTTTCAGTGAAAGATGTTAATGGGAAAGCTTATCTTCTTTTGGAGAATTGGGATTCTGCTTTGGCAGTTACTTCTCGCGAGGAAAGATTGAGAGTTGAAGGTGTTCCTTCTATCAATCCGTTGAAAAGCAATGCTAGAATATCAAAAGATGGTAACTTTTTTGGTCCATTTgcttttaaaatgtgttttgctGCTGGTTTTAGGCCAAACATGAGTTATCTTGAGGAACTTGAGAAGTGGCAAAGAATGGAATTCCCTTCTCCATATTTGAATGCAAGGAGATTTGAAATTGCTGATCCTAAGGCGCGAAAGCGTGTGGCCGCAGTGCTTCATGAGCTCCTTAGTTTGACTATGGAGAAGAGGATGACATCTGCTCAACTGGATGCTTTTCATTCTGAGTATATGTTGCCATCTAGATTACTGCTTTGTCTGATAAAGCATCATGGTATATTTTACATCACTAATAAAGGTGCTAGGAGTACTGTGTTCCTTAAGGATTGTTATAATGGTTCTAATTTGATCGAAAAATGCCCTTTACTTTCGTTTCATGATAAGTTTGTAGCTCTGAGTGGCCGTGCACCGATTGATTCATGTACTGTGATGCCATCTTCACAATTATTTACCTGA
- the LOC133694330 gene encoding DNA polymerase zeta processivity subunit — MDSKNNQSPTARILVEFLEVAITSVVFLKGVYPSDAFERRRYMNVVVQRARHPQLRDYIHSAVSGLLPFIQKGLVERVAVIFFNTDNIPLERFIFKLAMDQSYGSKVEEGDLEFSLRSFLVKLSVSEGLTKVLPRDCRWEITAYFRSLPHVSTSKDADLWIPTDTKQWQQPSLITPIKSMSSEPLSVQLYLEHPSLSEPKPQEKKIL; from the exons ATGGACAGTAAGAATAATCAATCTCCTACAG CCAGAATTTTAGTTGAGTTCTTGGAAGTGGCAATTACTTCAGTAGTTTTCCTCAAAGGAGTTTATCCTTCTG ATGCATTTGAGAGGAGGAGGTATATGAACGTTGTAGTGCAGAGAGCTAGGCATCCACAGCTTAGAGATTATATTCACTCTGCTGTTTCTGGGCTTCTTCCTTTTATCCAAAAG GGACTGGTGGAGAGAGTAGCTGTAATTTTCTTCAACACTGATAACATCCCACTGGAGAGATTCATTTTCAAGCTCGCAATGGACCAGTCTTATGGCTCGAAAGTGGAAGAAGGTGACTTGGAGTTTTCTCTTAGATCATTCTTGGTCAAACTCTCTGTCTCAGAAGGTCTTACCAAAGTTCTTCCCCGAG ATTGCAGGTGGGAGATAACTGCTTATTTTCGCTCCCTCCCTCATGTTAGCACAAGCAAGGATGCAGATTTATGGATACCAACAGACACAAAACAGTGGCAGCAACCTTCACTAATAACACCAATCAAATCCATGAGTAGTGAACCTCTGTCTGTGCAGTTATATTTGGAACATCCTAGCTTATCTGAACCAAAGCCTCAAGAGAAGAAGATTTTATAG